In one window of Dyella thiooxydans DNA:
- a CDS encoding arylamine N-acetyltransferase family protein — protein sequence MDPVIDLGAYARRIGFLDPMRADLATVQGVVRAHVAAIAFENLDALMGKPIDLDPLGIEDKLVHRGRGGYCFEHNRLLAEVLRSLDLRVDCLLARVLWNRPDGAPAPLSHMVLRVVIDDEPWLVDAGFGGLSLSSALRLTRGLEQLTPHEPCRLLERDDEWLLQAQVAGQWRNLYRFRQQPCEEVDLAVANHYVSTHHESPFTHQLIVARTIADQRLTLRNHEFTIHHRGGPSEHYPLPTTTDIRRVLERHFMLVLPAHAGLDRRLAMLPR from the coding sequence ATGGATCCGGTCATCGACCTCGGTGCCTACGCGCGCCGCATCGGGTTTCTCGACCCGATGCGCGCGGACCTGGCTACCGTGCAGGGCGTGGTGCGGGCCCACGTGGCGGCGATCGCCTTCGAGAACCTCGATGCGCTGATGGGCAAGCCGATCGACCTCGATCCGCTGGGTATCGAGGACAAGCTGGTCCATCGCGGGCGTGGCGGATACTGCTTCGAGCACAACCGGCTGCTGGCCGAGGTGCTGCGCTCGCTGGACCTGCGGGTGGATTGTCTGTTGGCCCGGGTGCTGTGGAACCGGCCGGACGGCGCCCCTGCGCCGCTGAGCCATATGGTGCTGCGCGTGGTCATCGACGACGAACCATGGCTGGTCGACGCAGGCTTCGGCGGGCTCAGCCTGTCCAGCGCGCTGCGGCTGACCCGCGGCCTGGAGCAGCTCACTCCGCACGAGCCCTGCCGCTTGCTCGAGCGCGACGACGAATGGCTGTTGCAGGCGCAGGTGGCGGGTCAGTGGCGCAACCTGTACCGGTTCCGCCAGCAGCCGTGCGAGGAGGTCGACCTGGCCGTGGCCAACCACTACGTGTCGACCCATCACGAGTCGCCGTTCACCCACCAGCTGATCGTGGCGCGGACCATCGCCGACCAGCGGCTGACCCTGCGCAACCACGAGTTCACCATCCACCATCGCGGAGGGCCGAGCGAGCACTACCCGCTGCCCACCACCACCGATATCCGCCGGGTGCTGGAACGCCACTTCATGCTGGTGCTGCCGGCGCATGCCGGGTTGGACCGCCGGCTGGCGATGCTGCCGCGCTGA
- a CDS encoding serine hydrolase yields MSFRPSLRVAIGAALLVAASGAMAANAPQAGTPPPARVDDTARPALPPDLSDFAAYVDSARKTFDVPGIAVAIVKDGKVVMEQGFGDKSLDPKQPVDAHTLFAIASNTKAFTAAALQQLDEAGKLKMDDRVIDHLPWFRMSDPYVTHEMRIRDLLAHRSGLSLGAGDLLYWPPTSYTTRDVVERLKNVPIKNGFRSGYAYDNILFAVATLVIEQASGQKYADYIRQHIFQPVGMDESLIDETYIKPGMDVATGYAPENFKDLKPVPPMAWLNDPGAGGIYASVHDLAKWMNVQLAGGALPRTGADGKPERIFSEDSQRQMWTMLTPIKVGKPPLPEFKPVVPNFYGYGESWFLSDYRGHRLAWHTGGWPGFVSRLTLVPDQHLGVVVLTNAQSGAAFNAVTYRVLDAYLHPGQKTNWVAVYDKLVKKGEAHADDSWAKHLAARDKHPKLDLPQARYAGTFQDPWYGDVIVSNEGGKLRMRFAHTQQLIGTMTPWQHSTFVVKWDDRTLNADAFATYTLDADGRITELRMQPISPLTDFSFDFQDLRLKPAKADQASED; encoded by the coding sequence ATGTCCTTCCGACCCTCCCTGCGCGTGGCCATCGGCGCCGCGCTGCTGGTCGCCGCCTCGGGCGCGATGGCGGCCAACGCGCCGCAGGCCGGCACGCCGCCGCCGGCCCGCGTCGACGACACCGCCCGCCCGGCACTGCCGCCGGACCTGTCCGACTTCGCCGCCTACGTCGACAGCGCGCGCAAGACCTTCGACGTGCCGGGCATCGCCGTGGCCATCGTCAAGGACGGCAAGGTGGTGATGGAGCAGGGCTTCGGCGACAAGTCGCTGGATCCGAAGCAGCCGGTGGACGCGCACACGCTGTTCGCGATCGCGTCGAACACCAAGGCGTTCACCGCCGCGGCGCTGCAGCAGCTGGACGAGGCCGGCAAGCTGAAGATGGACGACCGGGTGATCGATCACCTGCCGTGGTTCCGCATGTCCGATCCGTACGTCACCCACGAAATGCGCATCCGCGACCTGCTCGCGCATCGCAGCGGCCTCTCGCTGGGCGCGGGCGACCTGCTGTACTGGCCGCCGACCTCGTACACCACCCGCGACGTGGTCGAGCGTCTGAAGAACGTGCCGATCAAGAACGGTTTCCGCAGCGGCTACGCCTACGACAACATCCTGTTCGCGGTGGCGACCCTGGTGATCGAGCAGGCCTCGGGGCAGAAGTACGCCGACTACATCCGCCAGCACATCTTCCAGCCGGTGGGCATGGACGAGTCGCTGATCGACGAGACCTACATCAAGCCGGGCATGGACGTGGCGACCGGCTACGCGCCAGAGAACTTCAAGGACCTCAAGCCGGTGCCGCCGATGGCCTGGCTCAACGACCCGGGCGCCGGCGGCATCTACGCCAGCGTGCACGACCTGGCCAAGTGGATGAACGTGCAGCTGGCCGGTGGCGCGCTGCCGCGGACCGGCGCCGACGGCAAACCCGAGCGGATCTTCTCCGAAGACAGCCAGCGCCAGATGTGGACCATGCTCACGCCGATCAAGGTGGGCAAGCCGCCGCTGCCGGAGTTCAAGCCGGTGGTGCCGAACTTCTACGGCTACGGCGAAAGCTGGTTCCTGTCCGACTACCGCGGCCACCGGCTGGCCTGGCACACCGGCGGCTGGCCGGGCTTCGTCTCGCGCCTGACCCTGGTGCCGGACCAGCACCTGGGTGTGGTGGTGCTGACCAATGCGCAGTCCGGCGCCGCCTTCAACGCAGTCACCTACCGCGTGCTCGATGCCTACCTGCATCCGGGCCAGAAGACAAACTGGGTGGCCGTCTACGACAAGCTGGTGAAGAAGGGCGAGGCGCATGCGGACGACAGCTGGGCCAAGCACCTCGCGGCGCGCGACAAGCACCCGAAGCTGGACCTGCCGCAGGCCCGCTACGCTGGCACCTTCCAGGACCCGTGGTACGGCGACGTGATCGTCAGCAACGAGGGCGGCAAGCTGCGCATGCGTTTCGCCCACACCCAACAGCTGATCGGCACGATGACGCCGTGGCAGCACAGCACCTTCGTGGTGAAGTGGGACGACCGCACGCTCAACGCCGACGCCTTCGCCACCTACACGCTCGACGCCGACGGCAGGATCACCGAACTGCGCATGCAGCCGATCTCGCCGCTGACCGACTTCAGCTTCGACTTCCAGGACCTGCGCCTGAAGCCGGCGAAGGCGGACCAGGCGTCCGAAGACTGA
- the msrA gene encoding peptide-methionine (S)-S-oxide reductase MsrA, translating into MPRKSRLVLLSRIGTALLALTVGACSAAPASQAVVPPPKLDPAPAAAGDQVAVLAGGCFWGLQAVFEHVKGVRHVWAGYAGGAADTAHYFRVAEGDTGHAESVKIVYDPAQVSYGTLLQVFFSVAHDPTELNRQGPDHGTQYRSEIFTTTPQQSEVAQAYIRQLGAAHAFDAPIVTRVEPLPAFYMAEGYHQDYYRTHPDSPYIVVNDAPKVAALRRLMPQLYQTEAAYADAGGH; encoded by the coding sequence ATGCCCCGGAAATCCCGTCTCGTGCTGCTCTCCCGCATCGGCACCGCCCTGCTGGCCCTGACCGTCGGCGCCTGCAGCGCCGCGCCCGCCAGCCAGGCCGTGGTGCCACCGCCGAAACTCGACCCGGCCCCAGCGGCGGCCGGCGACCAGGTGGCCGTGCTGGCCGGCGGCTGCTTCTGGGGCCTGCAGGCGGTGTTCGAGCACGTGAAGGGCGTGCGTCATGTGTGGGCCGGTTACGCCGGTGGCGCAGCGGACACCGCGCACTATTTCCGCGTGGCCGAAGGCGACACCGGACACGCCGAATCGGTGAAGATCGTCTACGACCCGGCCCAGGTCAGCTACGGCACCCTGCTGCAGGTGTTCTTCTCGGTGGCGCACGACCCGACCGAACTCAACCGGCAGGGGCCGGACCACGGTACCCAGTACCGTTCGGAGATCTTCACCACCACGCCGCAGCAGAGCGAGGTGGCGCAGGCCTATATCCGCCAGCTGGGTGCGGCGCACGCGTTCGACGCACCGATCGTCACCCGGGTGGAGCCGCTGCCGGCGTTCTACATGGCCGAGGGCTATCACCAGGACTACTACCGCACGCATCCCGACTCCCCGTACATCGTGGTCAACGATGCACCGAAGGTCGCCGCGCTGCGCCGGCTGATGCCACAGCTCTACCAGACTGAGGCCGCGTACGCCGACGCCGGCGGGCACTGA
- a CDS encoding TenA family transcriptional regulator, with protein sequence MNKHFERTGPLTELSSYPQWAQDMIADCESTKARVLDHEIWKLMMDLRLDEESTANFMLGLWPFIERFPSFMALSLLKTRYGRSPGDNLARRWLVRNIRVEQNHAEYWIHWSEGAGVPRERLLGEAAPHGTDGLSRWCEDICARGSLAAGIVATNYAIEGVTGEWSQMIYDSTKYRESFDPSIRTSALKWLHLHAAYDDTHPWEALEIVCTLMGMDPSADDVAHLAECIKRSYTSMILLGDRCIQNCPDRLLLSEAAA encoded by the coding sequence ATGAACAAGCATTTCGAACGCACCGGCCCGCTCACCGAATTGTCCAGCTATCCGCAATGGGCGCAGGACATGATCGCCGACTGCGAGAGCACCAAGGCCCGCGTTCTCGACCACGAGATCTGGAAGCTGATGATGGACCTGCGCCTGGACGAGGAGTCCACGGCGAACTTCATGCTGGGCCTGTGGCCCTTCATCGAGCGTTTTCCCAGCTTCATGGCGCTGAGCCTGCTCAAGACCCGCTACGGGCGCAGTCCCGGCGACAACCTGGCCCGGCGCTGGCTGGTGCGCAACATCCGGGTGGAGCAGAACCACGCCGAATACTGGATCCACTGGTCCGAGGGGGCCGGCGTGCCGCGCGAGCGCCTGCTCGGCGAGGCGGCCCCGCACGGCACCGATGGCCTGTCCCGCTGGTGCGAGGATATCTGCGCCCGCGGCAGCCTGGCGGCCGGCATCGTGGCCACCAATTACGCCATCGAGGGGGTGACCGGGGAGTGGTCGCAGATGATCTATGACAGCACGAAGTACCGGGAAAGCTTTGATCCTTCGATAAGAACTTCCGCGCTAAAGTGGTTGCACCTTCATGCCGCTTATGATGACACTCACCCGTGGGAAGCGCTGGAGATCGTCTGCACGCTGATGGGCATGGATCCTTCGGCCGACGACGTGGCGCATCTCGCCGAGTGCATCAAGCGCAGCTATACCAGCATGATCCTGTTGGGGGACCGGTGCATTCAGAATTGCCCGGACCGGTTGTTGCTGAGCGAGGCCGCGGCCTAA
- a CDS encoding RNA-binding S4 domain-containing protein: MEHIDFALEPPHDYVELNQLLKLVGLCDSGGAGKAIVAAGVVTVDGTLELRKTCKIHAGQRVVVDDEVAILVHAAG; the protein is encoded by the coding sequence ATGGAACACATCGACTTCGCCCTGGAGCCGCCGCACGACTACGTGGAGCTGAACCAGCTGCTCAAGCTGGTCGGCCTGTGCGACAGCGGCGGCGCGGGCAAGGCCATCGTCGCGGCCGGAGTGGTCACCGTGGACGGCACACTGGAGCTTCGCAAGACCTGCAAGATCCACGCGGGACAGCGCGTGGTGGTGGACGACGAGGTGGCGATCCTCGTCCACGCGGCGGGTTGA
- a CDS encoding DUF72 domain-containing protein encodes MTNTDDLFGAPTPPAAAGPSIRCGIGGWVFPAWRNNFYPAGLVQRRELEYASRQLRSIEINSTYYRAPEPTTYAHWAKQVPDGFVFSLKAPKLIVLQRRLAGAARMIKPFVDDLDALGDRLGPIVWQFTPTRAFDADDLTAFLERLPRTLNGRPLRHALEVRHASFLSPAYVELARAQGVATVFTDSPDYPSLADLTGDFAYARLMRSRADEADGYPPGELDAWAGHAAQWRDGGDPSSLPHVDAGAGNALPRDVFVYFISADKARNPAAAMALQRRVDGR; translated from the coding sequence ATGACCAACACCGACGACCTCTTTGGCGCACCCACGCCCCCGGCTGCCGCCGGCCCCTCGATCCGCTGCGGCATCGGCGGCTGGGTGTTCCCGGCCTGGCGCAACAACTTCTATCCGGCCGGACTGGTGCAGCGGCGCGAGCTGGAATACGCCAGCCGCCAGCTGCGCAGCATCGAGATCAACAGCACCTACTACCGCGCGCCGGAACCGACGACGTATGCCCACTGGGCGAAACAGGTGCCGGACGGCTTCGTGTTCTCGCTGAAGGCGCCCAAGCTGATCGTGCTGCAGCGACGGCTGGCCGGTGCGGCACGGATGATCAAGCCCTTCGTCGACGACCTGGACGCGCTGGGCGACCGGCTGGGACCGATCGTGTGGCAGTTCACCCCGACCCGTGCCTTCGATGCGGATGACCTGACGGCCTTCCTGGAGCGCCTTCCGCGCACGCTGAACGGCCGACCGCTGCGGCATGCGCTGGAAGTGCGCCACGCCAGTTTCCTCAGCCCGGCCTATGTCGAGCTGGCCCGGGCGCAGGGTGTGGCGACGGTGTTTACCGACTCGCCGGACTACCCTTCACTGGCCGACCTCACTGGCGATTTCGCCTATGCCCGGCTGATGCGCAGCCGCGCTGACGAAGCGGACGGCTACCCGCCCGGCGAACTCGATGCATGGGCGGGGCACGCCGCGCAGTGGCGCGATGGCGGCGACCCGTCATCGCTGCCGCACGTCGACGCAGGCGCCGGCAACGCCCTGCCGCGCGACGTATTCGTCTACTTCATCAGCGCCGACAAGGCACGCAACCCGGCCGCCGCCATGGCCCTGCAGCGACGGGTGGACGGCCGCTAA
- a CDS encoding barstar family protein: MSHAGDHLDLSRPLLSGIYDVDARDYPALAAQARRHELALRRIDLAGCTGKAALLMRIADTLQLPEDFGFNWDALADCLRDPGWQPAWGHVLLFEHVDPLRRGAPHDLTILRGVLDDAATFALEHDRPFFAFFPLPATDD, encoded by the coding sequence ATGAGCCACGCCGGGGACCACCTCGACCTCAGCCGGCCGCTGCTTTCCGGCATCTACGACGTGGACGCGCGCGACTACCCCGCGCTCGCCGCGCAGGCGCGCCGGCACGAACTGGCACTGCGCCGGATCGACCTCGCCGGCTGTACCGGCAAGGCCGCGCTGCTGATGCGCATCGCCGATACGCTGCAGTTGCCGGAGGACTTCGGCTTCAACTGGGACGCGCTGGCCGACTGCCTGCGCGACCCGGGCTGGCAGCCGGCCTGGGGCCACGTGCTGCTGTTCGAACACGTCGACCCGCTGCGCCGGGGTGCACCGCACGACCTCACGATTCTGCGCGGCGTGCTCGACGACGCGGCCACGTTCGCGCTGGAACACGACCGGCCCTTCTTTGCCTTCTTTCCCCTGCCCGCCACCGACGACTGA
- a CDS encoding glucose 1-dehydrogenase — MPPRPRAVPSFLRPAAADPAPLRGRVVLVTGGAQGIGRGIAQAVLAAGGRVLVGDVDVEAGRACLDEWQAGDAAAFQRLDVGREASVQRFVTGALRRFGRIDGLVNNAGIADPHTGPLERLDLREWRRRLGVNLDGAFLCAKHALPALRQAPAGGAIVNVASTRALQSEPDTEAYAASKGGLLAFTHALAISAGPEVRVNAISPGWVATDGWRKPATRRSPKLSRADHAQHPAGRVGTPEDIGALAAFLLSPKAGFISGENFVADGGMVRRMQYL, encoded by the coding sequence ATGCCGCCGCGTCCCCGCGCCGTACCCTCCTTCCTTCGTCCGGCGGCGGCGGATCCCGCGCCGTTGCGCGGGCGCGTGGTGCTGGTGACTGGAGGCGCCCAGGGCATTGGCCGCGGCATCGCCCAGGCCGTCCTGGCGGCGGGCGGACGCGTGCTGGTCGGCGATGTCGACGTCGAGGCCGGCCGGGCCTGCCTCGACGAGTGGCAGGCGGGCGATGCCGCGGCGTTCCAGCGCCTGGACGTAGGCCGCGAGGCCAGCGTGCAGCGCTTCGTCACGGGGGCGCTGCGACGCTTCGGGCGGATCGATGGGCTGGTCAACAACGCCGGCATCGCCGATCCGCACACCGGGCCGCTGGAACGGCTCGACCTGCGCGAATGGCGCCGCCGCCTGGGCGTGAACCTGGACGGTGCCTTCCTGTGCGCCAAGCACGCGCTGCCGGCACTGCGGCAGGCGCCGGCGGGCGGCGCGATCGTCAACGTGGCCTCCACCCGGGCGCTGCAGTCCGAGCCGGATACCGAGGCCTACGCGGCAAGCAAGGGCGGTCTGCTGGCCTTCACCCACGCGCTGGCGATCAGCGCCGGGCCGGAGGTGCGGGTCAACGCGATCAGCCCGGGCTGGGTCGCCACCGATGGCTGGCGCAAGCCGGCCACCCGGCGCAGCCCGAAGCTGTCCCGGGCCGACCATGCACAGCACCCGGCCGGCCGGGTCGGCACGCCGGAGGACATCGGCGCGCTGGCCGCCTTCCTGCTGTCGCCGAAGGCTGGCTTCATCAGCGGCGAGAACTTCGTCGCCGATGGCGGTATGGTGCGTAGAATGCAGTACCTCTGA
- a CDS encoding ribonuclease domain-containing protein has product MRKLLGLVIVLVVALLIWRQQPHAPLHEPAPPAHRSSTAGPHASETGQLPPEARRTLALIARGGPFPHAQDGTVFGNYEGLLPAQPRGYYHEYTVETPDARTRGARRIITGGNPPAVYYYTDDHYRSFRRIEGAR; this is encoded by the coding sequence ATGCGCAAACTGCTCGGCCTCGTGATCGTGCTGGTCGTCGCCCTGCTGATCTGGCGACAGCAGCCGCATGCCCCGCTGCATGAGCCGGCACCGCCCGCGCATCGTTCGTCCACGGCCGGGCCACACGCCAGCGAGACCGGCCAACTGCCGCCTGAAGCGCGCCGGACACTGGCACTGATCGCCCGGGGCGGACCGTTCCCGCACGCGCAGGACGGCACCGTGTTCGGCAACTACGAAGGCCTGCTGCCGGCACAGCCACGCGGCTACTACCACGAGTACACGGTCGAAACACCAGACGCGCGCACCCGCGGTGCGCGGCGCATCATCACCGGCGGCAATCCGCCAGCGGTTTACTACTACACCGACGACCACTACCGCAGCTTCCGCCGCATCGAGGGAGCGCGATGA
- a CDS encoding putative bifunctional diguanylate cyclase/phosphodiesterase encodes MPLAYALALAIVLIMAMTWGVLQIQVTLAGFLNSESIWSKAQKQAVIDLGNYALSGSPDDLAQFQSHYDLLQSDRWGRDAIASGHYRKQDIDEVFRKGNIMPASKPGMIFMLRHFTGAPHLRASLDAWRSTDASIDELGRIAVQIQQLYAKGAPTADQIARIRQRINTLNAFMEPRTNLFSVEMVKGAIWAGQMLFWCVIGAFCLAAGLWLWMARRIVESIRGSEERYRLLFDSAGDAIVMVDRRSGRVLDANRTASAWTGCNERELVGRDFTSLFAHDPLDLDNGLPPVGSREGDIALTSLLGRGGEVRPVETRSSLARWGDTEVSQAIVRDVSDRVAMEHERRIAAKALGSIAEGVIIADADRRVVTVNAAHVEITGFTAQALQGVRFDETRCLADDRPLPDSVWRSIELGGNWRGEVKSRRRDGSTYPELLSISAIRDDSGQVLHYVAVFTNITTTKADQRRLEHLATHDLLTGLANRTEFERRCGDALELASRSRSCVAVLFIDLDAFKIVNDSYSHAIGDRLLARVAERITAELGPNDLAGRIGGDEFTALVTGLDTRDEAAHVASRLLAALAAPIPVDEYDIVLSASIGIASYPLDGETPSALITNADAAMYAAKSEERNAFRFYSPIMQADARKRLQLASELRQALANDEFRLVFQPSLDLRTGRVVAAEALLRWQHPKRGLVMPDNFIPMAESLGLIRRIDEWVLRAACAWIKQWEHERVAPIRIAVNVSASWFGHPAFIEGLQRALRDYQVDPKRLLLEITESAILRLGEGTHRTMYALHTMGVGVAIDDFGTGYSSLAYLKLPAVVCLKIDRTFITGIPRSADDVAIVEAILAMARSLRLYAIAEGIEDEEQHEFLLRAGCEEGQGYLYARPLEVPDLMRMLKSGGNQPPTRLRLVPPPRAG; translated from the coding sequence ATGCCGCTCGCCTATGCGCTGGCCCTGGCCATCGTGCTGATCATGGCGATGACCTGGGGCGTACTGCAGATCCAGGTGACTCTCGCTGGTTTCCTGAACAGCGAGAGCATCTGGTCCAAAGCGCAGAAGCAGGCCGTGATCGACCTGGGCAACTACGCGCTGAGCGGGTCCCCGGACGACCTGGCACAGTTCCAGAGCCATTACGACCTGCTTCAAAGCGACCGCTGGGGCCGCGATGCGATCGCCTCCGGTCACTACCGCAAGCAGGACATCGACGAGGTGTTCCGCAAGGGCAACATCATGCCGGCCTCCAAGCCCGGCATGATCTTCATGCTGCGCCACTTCACCGGAGCGCCGCACCTCAGGGCATCGCTGGACGCCTGGCGCTCCACCGACGCCTCGATAGATGAGCTGGGCCGGATCGCCGTCCAGATCCAGCAGCTCTATGCGAAGGGGGCGCCGACGGCTGACCAGATCGCGCGTATCCGCCAGCGCATCAACACCCTCAACGCCTTCATGGAGCCGCGCACCAACCTGTTCTCGGTGGAGATGGTCAAAGGCGCCATCTGGGCCGGTCAGATGCTCTTCTGGTGCGTGATCGGTGCGTTCTGCCTTGCCGCCGGCCTGTGGCTCTGGATGGCACGCCGGATCGTCGAGAGCATCCGCGGCAGCGAGGAGCGCTATCGCCTGCTGTTCGACAGCGCCGGTGACGCCATCGTCATGGTCGATCGGCGCTCCGGCCGGGTGCTGGATGCCAACCGCACCGCGTCCGCCTGGACCGGATGCAACGAGCGCGAGCTGGTCGGGCGGGACTTCACCTCGCTGTTCGCCCACGACCCCCTCGACCTCGACAACGGCCTGCCGCCGGTCGGCAGTCGCGAGGGCGACATCGCGCTGACCTCGCTGCTCGGCCGGGGAGGCGAGGTACGGCCGGTGGAGACGCGCAGCAGCCTCGCGCGCTGGGGCGATACCGAGGTCAGCCAGGCGATCGTCCGCGACGTGTCCGATCGCGTGGCGATGGAGCACGAGCGGCGCATCGCCGCCAAGGCGCTGGGCAGCATTGCCGAGGGCGTGATCATCGCCGACGCCGACCGTCGCGTGGTCACGGTCAATGCCGCCCACGTGGAAATCACCGGCTTCACCGCCCAGGCGCTGCAGGGCGTACGCTTCGACGAAACCCGATGCCTGGCCGACGACCGCCCGTTGCCGGACAGCGTCTGGCGCTCGATCGAACTGGGCGGCAACTGGCGCGGCGAGGTGAAGAGCCGCCGTCGCGACGGCAGCACCTATCCCGAACTGCTCAGCATCAGCGCGATCCGCGACGATTCGGGCCAGGTACTGCACTACGTGGCGGTATTCACCAACATCACCACCACCAAGGCGGATCAGCGCCGGCTGGAGCACCTGGCCACCCACGACCTGCTGACCGGGCTGGCCAATCGCACCGAGTTCGAGCGCCGCTGCGGCGACGCGCTGGAACTCGCCTCGCGCAGCCGCAGCTGCGTGGCGGTGCTGTTCATCGACCTGGATGCCTTCAAGATCGTCAACGACAGCTACAGCCATGCCATCGGCGACCGACTGCTGGCGCGGGTGGCCGAGCGCATCACGGCCGAGCTGGGACCGAACGACCTGGCCGGGCGCATCGGTGGCGACGAATTCACCGCCCTGGTCACCGGGCTGGACACCCGCGACGAGGCGGCGCATGTCGCCAGCCGGTTGCTGGCCGCGCTGGCCGCGCCGATCCCGGTGGACGAATACGACATCGTGCTCAGCGCCAGCATCGGCATCGCCAGCTACCCGCTGGACGGCGAAACCCCGTCGGCGCTGATCACCAACGCCGACGCGGCGATGTACGCGGCCAAGAGCGAGGAGCGCAACGCCTTCCGCTTCTACTCCCCGATCATGCAGGCCGACGCGCGCAAGCGCCTGCAGCTGGCTTCCGAGTTGCGCCAGGCACTGGCCAACGACGAGTTCCGGCTGGTGTTCCAGCCCAGCCTGGATCTGCGCACCGGGCGCGTGGTGGCTGCCGAGGCGCTGCTGCGCTGGCAGCACCCCAAGCGCGGACTGGTGATGCCGGACAACTTCATCCCGATGGCCGAAAGCCTGGGCCTGATTCGGCGCATCGACGAGTGGGTGCTGCGCGCGGCCTGTGCCTGGATCAAGCAGTGGGAGCACGAGCGGGTCGCGCCGATCCGCATCGCGGTGAACGTCTCGGCCAGCTGGTTCGGCCACCCGGCCTTCATCGAGGGGCTGCAGAGGGCGCTGCGCGACTACCAGGTCGATCCGAAGCGCCTGCTGCTCGAGATCACCGAGAGCGCGATCCTGCGCCTGGGCGAAGGCACCCATCGCACCATGTATGCGCTGCACACCATGGGCGTGGGCGTGGCGATCGACGACTTCGGCACCGGCTACTCCTCGCTGGCCTACCTCAAGCTGCCGGCAGTGGTCTGCCTGAAGATCGACCGCACCTTCATCACCGGCATCCCGCGCAGCGCGGACGACGTGGCCATTGTCGAGGCGATCCTGGCGATGGCGCGCAGCCTCAGGCTCTACGCCATCGCCGAAGGCATCGAGGACGAGGAGCAGCACGAGTTCCTGCTGCGCGCCGGTTGCGAGGAAGGGCAGGGCTACCTCTACGCCCGGCCGCTGGAAGTGCCGGATCTCATGCGCATGCTCAAGTCCGGCGGCAACCAGCCGCCGACCCGTCTGCGCCTGGTGCCGCCGCCGCGGGCCGGATGA
- a CDS encoding sensor domain-containing diguanylate cyclase: MLKPARPVTEAARLDELYRYEILDTLPEQAYDDLLAVAAGICGTPMGSVSLVDAEREWYKAALGVETREGGRDVSFCGHAILDPSQLMVVEDALDDPRFNDNPRVLGSPNIRFYAGAPLVSPSGHVAGTLCVMDREPRELSPFQRESLVRLSRQVVTLMELRRVNRQLRQHLEEREWYEQQMQDYQRLLELHNEELSTQLGVDPLTGLSSRRAFTVALEKALSHAAMEQQPVSLALIDIDHFKAINDVHGHPVGDQVLAEFGQLLRRLVTPASIPARHGGEEFVVLLPGMDRARATREAEALCRAVREAQLSQPLTVSIGVAAWRVGESTAELYARADAALYAAKRGGRDRVMVAD; this comes from the coding sequence ATGCTCAAGCCTGCACGTCCCGTCACCGAGGCGGCCCGCCTCGACGAGCTCTACCGCTACGAAATCCTCGACACCCTGCCCGAGCAGGCCTACGACGACCTGCTGGCGGTGGCCGCGGGCATCTGCGGCACGCCGATGGGCTCGGTCAGCCTGGTCGATGCCGAACGCGAGTGGTACAAGGCCGCACTCGGCGTGGAGACGCGCGAGGGCGGGCGCGACGTGTCGTTTTGCGGCCACGCGATCCTCGACCCGTCGCAGCTGATGGTGGTCGAGGACGCACTGGACGACCCGCGCTTCAACGACAACCCCCGAGTGCTCGGCAGCCCGAACATCCGCTTCTACGCGGGCGCACCTCTTGTCAGCCCCAGCGGCCATGTCGCCGGCACGCTGTGCGTGATGGATCGCGAGCCGCGTGAGCTCAGCCCGTTCCAGCGCGAGTCGCTGGTGCGGCTGTCGCGGCAGGTGGTGACCCTGATGGAACTGCGCCGGGTCAACCGCCAGCTGCGCCAGCACCTGGAGGAGCGCGAGTGGTACGAGCAGCAGATGCAGGATTACCAGCGCCTGCTCGAGCTGCACAACGAGGAGCTGTCGACCCAGCTCGGGGTGGATCCGCTCACCGGCCTGAGCAGTCGTCGCGCCTTTACCGTGGCGCTGGAAAAGGCGCTCAGCCATGCCGCGATGGAGCAGCAGCCGGTGTCGCTGGCGCTCATCGACATCGACCATTTCAAGGCGATCAACGACGTGCATGGCCATCCGGTCGGCGACCAGGTGCTGGCCGAATTCGGTCAGCTGCTGCGTCGGCTGGTGACGCCGGCCTCGATTCCGGCCCGGCACGGTGGCGAGGAATTCGTCGTGCTGTTGCCGGGCATGGATCGCGCCCGCGCGACGCGCGAGGCCGAGGCTCTGTGCCGCGCGGTGCGCGAGGCGCAGCTGAGCCAGCCGTTGACGGTGAGCATCGGCGTGGCGGCCTGGCGCGTTGGCGAATCCACCGCCGAGCTGTATGCCCGCGCCGATGCGGCGCTGTATGCCGCCAAACGCGGTGGGCGCGACCGGGTGATGGTGGCCGATTAG